Proteins encoded within one genomic window of Halodesulfurarchaeum formicicum:
- a CDS encoding pantoate kinase, with translation MPDRAAATAFVPGHVTGLFTVDRREAPAETGSRGAGLTLEAGVEVTCQPADRTTITLDGAPTSVESVSRVLDALGVEATVEVSTDLPIGRGFGLSGGMALGTALAANEAAGLAHTMNELVSVAHVADVEAGTGLGDVVAQARGGIVIRESPGAPPHGALDGIPGGGRVEYLALGELSTPDVLTEHPDVLTRAGTAALERLQERPTRSQFMQSARQFTADVGLATARVESILAAVEETGGVGSMAMLGETVFGFGTALSDAGYEPQVTRVDPAGARIE, from the coding sequence ATGCCCGACCGGGCTGCGGCCACCGCGTTCGTCCCCGGCCACGTCACCGGCCTGTTCACGGTCGATCGGCGAGAAGCACCGGCTGAAACCGGGTCCCGCGGCGCAGGCCTGACCCTCGAAGCCGGCGTCGAGGTGACCTGCCAGCCGGCCGACCGGACGACCATCACGCTCGACGGAGCGCCGACCAGCGTCGAATCCGTCTCCCGGGTGCTCGACGCGCTAGGGGTCGAGGCAACCGTCGAAGTCAGTACGGACCTCCCCATCGGACGAGGCTTTGGGCTCTCCGGCGGGATGGCTCTGGGAACCGCACTCGCGGCGAACGAGGCGGCCGGGCTGGCCCACACGATGAACGAACTGGTCTCCGTCGCCCACGTGGCCGACGTCGAGGCGGGCACCGGACTGGGCGACGTCGTCGCGCAGGCCCGGGGTGGCATCGTCATCCGCGAGTCCCCAGGAGCGCCGCCCCACGGGGCCCTGGACGGAATTCCCGGCGGCGGCCGCGTGGAGTACCTCGCGCTCGGTGAACTCTCCACACCCGATGTCCTCACCGAGCACCCGGACGTGCTTACCCGGGCCGGAACCGCAGCCCTGGAGCGCCTCCAGGAACGGCCCACTCGATCGCAGTTCATGCAGTCCGCCCGCCAGTTCACCGCCGACGTGGGACTCGCCACGGCGCGGGTCGAGTCGATCCTCGCGGCCGTCGAGGAGACCGGCGGCGTGGGTTCGATGGCGATGCTCGGCGAGACCGTCTTCGGGTTTGGCACGGCACTCAGCGACGCCGGCTACGAGCCCCAGGTGACACGTGTCGATCCGGCCGGGGCCCGAATCG